One genomic segment of Kocuria rhizophila DC2201 includes these proteins:
- a CDS encoding dihydrolipoyl dehydrogenase family protein, translated as MTTANQSTPETGTSAEDVADVVVIGGGPAGENVAQYAHEGGLSAVIVEEALMGGDCSYYACMPSKALLRPVEVARTAAHLDGVDSPAVRVRELLARRDAWVSHYDDAGQVRWAEGAGLRVVRGHGEITGPRTVRVTGPDGERTLAARRAVVIATGSVEVVPPALEGLHAWSSKDATGVVEVPPRLAIVGGGVVAVEAATWLAALGSSVTLLVRGDALLAKNEPFVGELVRAGLEDAGVDVRLNTTVETAHREDARDTGLGRIHGGTVRLRTTGDPLEVDEVLVATGRTPRLTDLGLESVGGTPEDAHAGRLPDWLHLIGDAAGTALLTHWGKYEARVLGSRLAGRHETAPDGPVPVPQAVFTDPPVGAVGMTEAEAREAGHGVVVAEAPITGAAGAALLRDDAAGRATLVVDEDSGCLLGATFVGPEATELVHGATIAIVGRVPVKLLRHAVPSYPTVSEIWLRLLESLPVALR; from the coding sequence ATGACCACCGCGAACCAGAGCACCCCGGAAACCGGCACGAGCGCGGAGGACGTCGCGGACGTCGTCGTGATCGGCGGCGGGCCCGCGGGGGAGAACGTGGCGCAGTACGCCCACGAGGGCGGGCTCTCCGCCGTCATCGTGGAGGAGGCCCTCATGGGTGGGGACTGCTCCTACTACGCGTGCATGCCCAGCAAGGCCCTGCTGCGCCCCGTGGAGGTGGCGCGCACCGCCGCGCACCTGGACGGCGTGGACTCCCCGGCCGTCCGGGTGCGGGAGCTGCTCGCGCGCCGGGACGCGTGGGTCTCCCACTACGACGACGCCGGGCAGGTCCGCTGGGCGGAGGGCGCCGGTCTGCGCGTGGTGCGCGGGCACGGCGAGATCACGGGGCCCCGCACCGTCCGGGTCACCGGTCCGGACGGCGAGCGGACGCTGGCCGCCCGGCGAGCGGTGGTAATCGCCACCGGCTCCGTCGAGGTGGTCCCGCCCGCCCTGGAGGGTCTGCACGCGTGGAGCTCCAAGGACGCCACCGGGGTCGTGGAGGTCCCGCCGCGCCTGGCGATCGTGGGCGGCGGCGTGGTGGCTGTGGAGGCCGCCACCTGGCTGGCCGCGCTCGGCTCCTCCGTCACGCTGCTCGTGCGCGGCGACGCGCTGCTCGCGAAGAACGAACCGTTCGTGGGGGAGCTCGTCCGCGCGGGCCTGGAGGACGCCGGGGTGGACGTGCGGCTGAACACAACTGTGGAGACCGCCCACCGCGAGGACGCACGGGACACCGGTCTCGGCCGGATCCACGGCGGCACGGTCCGGCTGCGCACCACGGGCGATCCGCTGGAGGTGGACGAGGTGCTCGTGGCCACCGGCCGCACACCGCGCCTCACCGACCTGGGGCTGGAGTCCGTGGGGGGCACCCCGGAGGACGCCCACGCCGGGCGGCTGCCGGACTGGCTGCACCTGATCGGGGACGCCGCCGGCACCGCCCTGCTCACCCACTGGGGCAAGTACGAGGCCCGAGTGCTCGGCTCCCGGCTCGCCGGACGGCACGAGACCGCCCCGGACGGTCCCGTTCCCGTGCCGCAGGCCGTGTTCACCGATCCCCCGGTCGGTGCCGTGGGCATGACCGAGGCCGAAGCGCGGGAGGCGGGGCACGGCGTCGTCGTCGCGGAGGCCCCGATCACCGGTGCCGCGGGTGCCGCCCTGCTGCGGGACGACGCCGCCGGGCGCGCCACACTGGTGGTGGACGAGGACTCGGGGTGCCTCCTGGGTGCCACGTTCGTGGGACCGGAGGCCACCGAACTGGTGCACGGGGCGACGATCGCGATCGTGGGGCGGGTGCCCGTGAAGCTGCTGCGCCACGCCGTGCCCAGCTATCCCACGGTCTCCGAGATCTGGCTGCGGCTGCTCGAGAGCCTCCCCGTGGCGCTGCG
- a CDS encoding enoyl-CoA hydratase/isomerase family protein: MTELTRQENVFVLDISDSPEGDHRFTHERIQAIDAALTQVESTPGDLALVITAQGKFFSNGLVPDLFVEPGYGKAFQGLLARLLVLEVPTVCAANGHCYGGGLLLALACDERCARSERGFLCLPETSIGVPFTSGLTALVSARLTPREVHRAMILSQRYDAPAAAAAGIVDDAVPGADLLAHAVRRAGELSPLRGSVLATNKRRRYADVVDALHRPEQLTVESDA; this comes from the coding sequence ATGACTGAGCTGACCCGCCAGGAAAATGTCTTCGTCCTCGACATCAGTGACTCGCCCGAGGGCGACCACCGCTTCACCCACGAGCGGATCCAGGCCATCGACGCCGCGCTCACGCAGGTGGAGTCCACACCGGGGGATCTCGCGCTGGTGATCACGGCGCAGGGCAAGTTCTTCTCGAACGGTCTCGTGCCGGATCTGTTCGTCGAGCCCGGATACGGCAAGGCGTTCCAGGGGCTCCTCGCCCGTCTCCTGGTCCTGGAGGTCCCCACCGTCTGCGCGGCCAACGGCCACTGCTACGGCGGTGGGCTGCTGCTGGCCCTGGCGTGCGACGAGCGCTGCGCCCGGTCGGAGCGCGGGTTCCTGTGCCTCCCGGAGACCTCCATCGGGGTCCCGTTCACCTCCGGGCTAACCGCCCTGGTCTCCGCACGCCTCACGCCGCGCGAAGTCCACCGTGCGATGATCCTGTCCCAGCGCTACGACGCCCCCGCGGCCGCCGCGGCAGGAATTGTCGACGACGCCGTTCCCGGCGCGGATCTGCTGGCCCACGCCGTGCGCCGGGCCGGTGAGCTGAGCCCGCTCCGCGGCTCCGTCCTGGCCACGAACAAGCGGCGGCGGTACGCGGACGTGGTGGACGCGCTGCACCGCCCGGAGCAACTCACCGTGGAGTCGGACGCCTGA